The following nucleotide sequence is from Roseivirga sp. BDSF3-8.
ATGTAAGGGAGCAGCGCCGGAAATTACCCGGACTACCATAATGATTAGGTGTATCGGGCTTAGTGCCAGGCTTTTTCAGCGCCTTCCGACTCCTAATTACGGTTTGGCAGCCCATCGCAAGGCTTTACGATTATTCCTCCCCGCAGGAAATTTTTCATAGCCCCTTACCTCACAATGGTGTGAGGATTTTTACGTATCTTTCGGATCGTATCTTGTTAAAAATCATTTCCATTTCATGAAAATCTGGTTTATCTGTAAAGTAAAATACGCAAAGGAAGACGATAAGGGCATTTTGAAAAACGTTTCGGAAAACTACCTGGTAGATGCCGTTTCGTTTACAGAAGCAGAGGCGAGGATATATGACGAGTTAGGCAGCATCATCCGTGGCGACTTCCAGGTAACCAATATCAGCAAAAGCAACATTGTGGACGTGTTCCACTATGATGATATAGACATCTGGCATAAGTGTAAGATCACGTATGTGGTAGCTGATGAGGACAGCGGTAAGGAGAAAAAAGTTACCCAGGTCATGCTCGTATCTGCCCATGACGTGAAGGAAGCATATGACCGTATTCGGGAGAGCCTGAATAATATGCTCGTTTCCTTCCGCATCCCTGAAGTGATAGAGAGCAATATCGTGGAGATCTTCCCCTATGTGTCCGATGAGGATAAAGAGCCTGAGATCCCGGAAAACTTCCGCAGACTTGAGTCAGACGAAGCGGCAGAACTCAAAAATGAGACTACTGACGAGGAGGAAAATACTCCGGTAGAAGAGGAGACAGAATAAAGCCTGTTTCTCAGAATAATGAAATTAGAAAGCTGCCTTAAAGGGCGGCTTTTTTTATGTCTATACGAATATTGAAGAAAAACCGAATAGTCGCTGCATCTAACAATGTTATAAATAATAGCCGGGACACTAATTAGATTCAGGGTTGTAGGCCGCTTCAACTTTTGTGTGATTTAACAGAAAAGTGCTATGTATTCGGCTATAATTCTTATACTTACCATTGGGTACGATTAAAATAAGCACTTGGGAATACTCATAATAATATTGTTTTTACTTGCTGTTGTAGTAATTCTATCAATTCCATCAGGGTTGACCTATTTACTATATCGATACCTGAGAAAAAAAGGAGAAAAACCAAAAAAAATAGGACTAGCACTTTTTGTCTTGACAACTGCCTTGATGGTCTATATTGGCATTGATTCAGCAATGAAAGGTTTTGGCTTTGGTCCTGAATATGAAACTGAAATAATTAGTCAAGATATTGGAGGTAAGCTGATTTGTGAATCAGTTTATATTGCTGACCATCACTCTTGGCAGTATAATATTGACTATAAATATGTCAATCAAATTGGAGACACTTTAGATTTCGGTGATGGTGGCTACTATGGACGGGAATGGAATAAAGACGAACAGATACGTCAGTTCAACGATTGGCTTATACTAAAAACAGGAGCTTGGCATGGATCAGACAGAATCAATTTGAGAAATAACAAAACTGATAAAGCCATAACCTACGATATTGATAGCCGATTTATTGAAAGTCAAGAATTATGGGAAAAACAAAATATCAATTCATTGCTCAATTATTGCTGTGCTGAATCATTTGTAAAAACAATAAAGGACAATCAAATAATTGTTGACTACAAATATCGAATTAAGGAAAACGAACCTGATGAATACGGTAAAAGACAAATTATATTTGAAATTGACGAAAAATCAGGTGACTTAAAAATGAAAAAAATAACTAATGCCAACCATGGCTAAGAAAACATAGGACGGATAAGGCTTTTAGAAAGGTTCGATCATTTAGCAAAATCTAGTTCTGGTGGACAATGAATCGCTTCGAAAGCCTTACGTTTCTTAGCCGGGACCGTTATGCTCAAATTGAAATGACTACCTATTTAAGTAACAGAATAAAACTTGATGAATGGAGAAGGTCGTTAGCCTTCGGGGTAATATCCTTTGCCTTGAGCATTGTTTTATACCTAAAACATCCAGTAGATCCTTCATATGCTGGCTCAAATTTTTCATTCAATTTAACTTTCTTTTTCCCTGTTTTAGGTCTTGTGGTATTAATGGGAATTATGTCATTCAGATACCTAATAAGGTATCTGAAAAACTTGATGGACTATGATATAAAATATAAAAACCTACGGTTAGCAAGTCTAATCTTCTTTAATCTACCATTCGTATTTCATCTGGTTCTTATTTTCGTAATAATATTTATCTTACTATTTGATTTTTAAGACGACGGCGAATTAAAAACTGAGTACAATAATAGCTATACCCTATAGGGGTTTGGTGAGCTAAGTTCTTTCACTACGGGGGACAATTCCTCACTTAGATCACCATACCATTGTATGGCCTGTGCATTGGCAACTATTAAAATGAGAATATTACTAACCATAATTATTAGTGCCTCTTTGGTTGGTTGTACCTCGATCAACATTGAGGGTACTTGGAAAGTAACAGGGACAAGTGGAGAGAGCATAACCATGATAGGGGACGGGGGTTTGATATTTAAACCTGAGTATAAAGTTTCACTTGATGGAAGTAAAATGAGAATCACCTCTGAAGACCAGACTCTTTTGGAGGAGTATTATTACGAATATTCAAAAAATCAATTGACCATCCTCTACTCTGACTTTGGGATTCCTGTGACAGTTGAACGAAAAGATGAGGATGAAATTTATCTATATGGCGGTGGTTGGGGAAACTCAATAGAAGAACAAAATAAAAGTTACTTCTTTATGGTTTTGAAGAAAAGATAAAAGCTGTCAATAAGGTGTATAACCAAAAGGACAATTACCGCATGAAGAATCTCGTTCTCTTATTATTAACCTTGAATATTTCATCTGTAATGGGTCAGAACCTGAACAAGAGAAACGATAAGATTCAGGTAACATCTACCGAAGCAATTGACTTGAATGAACTGTGTATAAACCTTAGCGAAGAACTGGGATGGCACACAACAATGATTCCTATATTTCACGATGGAAAAGTTGATCAATCACATTTCCCTGTAAAGGCTGGGATTTACAATCTGACCATGAACTATCGGGACAGTTTGTTTTATAAGGAAGTCGTACTGTGCAGATTTGATCCTGAATCCGAAAAGCTTTCCTTTAACTTCTATGAGGAGAACCAAAGAGTATTTTGCCGAATTACCTCAATACAAGCACCAGAACTCAATAAGGAAATTGTATTAAGTGAACTTGATGAGGAATTGAAGGAACTAATTGACAAACTGGACAGCGGGGATTAAATATATGGAGATGCTTCAGTAATTTTCACTTATTGTTTTATTGAATGTTTGTGACCCACCAACAAACTACATAGAGGATTCAATTTTATCACCTAATTTGAATTTTCAGTGTTAGTAAACAGAACTACGAAACTAAAATTTGCTAGAGCGATATTAATGGTTGAAGATAAGAGAATTGTTCAACCAGCCGAAATTGAAACTCAATTTGGGGATGCCATGAAGTGAGGAATTGGCTAGTATGACAACAATACTATCGTAGCACAAAGCCGCTGAGAGAGATTGGTGTTTTCGACTGACTTTAGTTCGCAGGATTTTTCATCTTTTTATACGCAGTGCCATTTTGAACCGTTGTGAGCCTCGGAAGATTTCATTAATTAGTGCTATTCATTAGCTGCGGAAAAGCGCCCGATAGCTGGTCATTGAAGTTCATTAGAAAAATGATAAAAAGACTTATAAATTATGATTGAAAACAACCACTTATATATTATTGGAAATGGTTTCGATAGACATCATGGTTTTCCGACTTCTTATTGTGACTTTGAAAACTTCATGGAAGGTTGGTCAAGAGAGATATATTGCGAAATACATGAATTTTGGAATTTTAATGTAATTGATGGTAGATGGTGTGACTTTGAAAATGATTTATCTTCATACAATAGCATTAAATTGTATAATGAGTGTGCTAAGTACTACAGTACTCCTGAAGATATAGCTGATAAATGTTCAGTCGTAACAGAGCAAATCTACACGGGGATAACCAAATGCTTCTTGGAATGGATTAAAAGCATACAATTAAAACCAAGAACTAAACGGTTATTAATGAATCAAGAGGCTCAATACATCACCTTTAACTACACAAGAACACTTCAAGATATATATAAAATACCTGAAAGTTCAATTTGGCACATACATGGCTCTTGTCTCGATAATGATGTGATTTTTGGGCATAAAGTGAACCAAAAAATTGAATACAATTACAGTGACGGTACAGGAATGCCATCAACACAAAAAGAATGGGAGGAAGATGCTTGGCGATTCGCAAAGCTACCACTTATCAAACTTAGAAAAAAAACAGAACAAGTAATAAAACAAAATAGAACGCAATTCCTGCGATACCAAGATTTAGGAACTATATATGTTCTTGGTCACTCACTTGCTGATGTTGATTTGCCATATTTTGAAATGATTCAAGCTAAAAATAAGCAATCTAAATGGAATGTTTCATATTATAATGATTCTGAGCAAGAGCATCTGTGTTCTCAATTAATAAAAGTTGGAGTACTAGAATCGCAAATTAAGATGATCAAAATGAATGATCTAGATACGACAATAGAAAAAACTACAACACTTCAATAAATATATGTCAAGCGGAGCGGTTCAGTAAATTTGAACTTTAAAGCATTTAATTAACAAAGCAGCAGTTTGATAGTGAAGAGCCTTGAAATCCCACACTACGCATAGCCAAACCGTTGTATACAAGCTAATAGCTATGTGAAAGATAGAATTGAAAAACTTGTTGGGTATGCTCTGAGCCTTGATGGAGATGAAAAAGGCGAAGCTCAAGTGTTTTGTGATAGGTTTTTCCAAGTATTTGGAGATGGAGGCTACAAAGAAGCGGGTGCAACTCTTGAATTTCGTATAAAGACAAAAAGAAAGACAAACTTCGCTGATTTACTGTGGGGGAATCGTGTTTTAATCGAAATTAAAAAGAAAGGTGCACAGCTTCCAAGTCACCGCACTCAAATATTTGATTGTTGGAGGAAACTAAGACCTGATCAACCGAAGTACTTACTTGTGTAAATTTTAGGATTAAATCTTGAAGTTGCGGGTAGAATACGAAATGGAGAAGAAGTCCAAGCCCCTGGTTTACCTGAATGCGTAAAAGAAAAAAAAGAGTTTGTGAGTGAAGATTGTATTAAAATGCTAAAATAGAAAAACGGCCAGTGTACAAAAAAGTATAAATGGCTATGCTCGCTATCGCTCGTACAGTGTTTATTCAGTCATTGTAAGCCATTTAGGGAAACTACACATTATAAGCCTCCCCCAAAACCGAACCGTTCAAAGTAGAGAAATAGCGCCGGGAGGTCAGGCCGGCCATATTTAATGAATTGCTCTATAGAAACCCAACCTGCTACTCCACCACCACCCGTGGTAACTCCTGCGGAAGGCGGGTAAGTAGCTCGTAGTTCAATTGATTGCTCATTTGCTCGAAGCTTGCCACGCTAATACTGTTTTCACCCTGGTGGCCTATCAATACCACCTCATCGCCACGCATGGCATCTTCTACCTCCGTCACATCCACCATCACCAGGTTCATGTTCACAATACCCAGCACAGGCGTTACCTTGCCCCTGATCAGGGCATTTCCCTGGTTACTGAAATTACGTGAAAAGCCGTAGGCGTAACCGATAGGGATTACCGCGATAACCATATCCTTTTGTGCCTGGTAGGCGGTGCCATACCCCACAAACTCTCCGAACCGTACCCGCTTCAGCGTCATGATATAGCTTTTCCAGGAGATGACTCGCCGCAACGGATCCTGCTGACCTATACGCCCCTGCACCATGCAGCGTATCATGGTCTCTTTGCTGGGCCAGAAGCCATACAGCAGTATGCCCACCCGCACCATATTGTACTGGAAGTCAGGGTAGGAGATAAGTGTAGCTGAGCAGCCCACATGCACCCTCTTCGCCTGAAACCCGTGATTCTGAAAGTGCTCCTGCAGTTCCCTGAACTTAGCGGACTGATCTGCCACACGAGTGTGATTGCTTATACTCTCAGACCCGGCAAAGTGGGTACAGAAGCCCTCCAGGATGAAATGCTCACGGTACGCGTCCAGCAGGTCAATCGCGGCCGGCAGGTTTGCTTCTTCCAGTCCCGTACGGTTCATGCCCGTTTCCAGTTCTAGGTGGATCCGCGCTAGCTTCCCTATTGATTCGGCAGCTTTCAGTGCAGCCTCCAGTCGCTCCAGATCGAAGACGTAAAACTGCATTTCTCTCTCTATCACCTGCGGGAGGTCTTCATCCGCCACCTGGCCCATGATCATGAGCTCGTAATCCGTGGTGGAGAGGCTTTTTTGCACCCTGTCGGCCTCAGTACTGCTAAATACACTAAAGTGTCGTATACCAGCCTTATGAGCCAGGGGTACGAACTGCTCTATACCATGGCCATAGGCATTTCCTTTCACGACAGCAGACAGCTGCACATCAGGAGCCATTTGGGTTTTTACAAAAAATATATTGTGCCTCAGCGCAGACTCGCTGAGTTCGATCCGCGAATGCGAAATCATGGGCATTAGTGGTTAACTAGTGATGGTTGAGTCCGCCTAACACCTTCTCGATCAGAGACAGGTATATGCGCACACCTGTAGGAATTAACTCATCAGGAAAATCATAGTTTTCAGCATGGAGGTCAGGCACATCGTTTCCTGCACCAAGGCCGAAAAACGACCCTTTGCTATCCTTAAGATAGTGGCCGAAATCTTCAGACCAGGGGAATGCCTCTTCCAGCCTTTGGCTGCTAAACCCGGCCGCAGCTACGGCGTCTTCCAGGATAGTTGTGGCCTCCTCATTATTCGTAGTGGCAGGAAACTTTTCACTTAGCGAAACCCTGACCCTAAGGCCGTATTTTTCCCCGATAGACCGTCCAATACGCTCTGCTGCCTGCACCAGATTTTCCATTCCTTCCGAGGTGATGCTCCTTATTGTGGCGCTTACAGTGGAGTTACCCGGAGCAACGCCAAAGGCTTTTTCGCCCAATCGGGCGTGTACAACTGTACATAGTGGCCTTATTTCCAGGGAAAACCCCTTAGGCAATGCATTCAATGCTACTATTAATTCACTAACAGCCAATGCCGGGCTTTTACCAGTGTGTGGCGTACCGGCGTGGGCAGTTTTTCCTTTGTAATCAATGGTGATGCCGCAGGACGCACTGGCAAAATGAGAGGCACGTGTGAAGGCTGTGTGATTAGTGTATTTCGGTAGATTGTGAATGCCAAAAATATAGTCTGGTTTGAGTGAAGCGTAGCGTTCGTCAGCTATAACCTGTTCAGCTCCTTTGCCTGTTTCCTCGGCAGGCTGGAAAAGCAGTACAAGCCGACCCTTAGCCGGCTTGTACTGCTTCATTTTAAGGCCTGCCCCTGCTACCATAGCCGTATGGCCATCATGGCCGCATTTATGACTTATTGCTTCATGAATGCTCCTGTGGGCAAAGTCGTTTTCCTCCACAATAGGCAGGGCGTCAATATCTGCCCTTAACATAAGCGTAGGGCCGGGTTCAGTACCATTATAAACTAATGCAAGCCCTGTACCGCCCAGACTAGGGTGTACTTCATCAGGACGACTATCACGAAGGAATTCACTTAGGATCAAAGGGGTTCCGTACTCTTTTCCGGAAAGCTCCGGCTCCCTGTGCAGCCGTCTTCTCAGTGCCACAAGAGAGCGCGTCTCTTCGGCAGTAAGGTGTTTCATTCAGTTACTTTCTTTTCTATATAGTGACTGTTTAAAATAGCAAGAGCCCCCATATATTTCAGCTTGAATTTTATCTGGTCGCCCACCTTCATCTTTTCAGGGTTGGTACCCAGATCCAGTACCAGCATGTCTGAACTGGCACCTACTATTTCAAAATCATGCCCCTCTAATATGAGATATTTAGGGTCTATGTCCAACAGGCCTATGTCCAGGATGGCACGATAAGCGGTTTGTCCATATAGCGATTCATCTATTTCAGTTACCTCACCTTGAGGGTTCGCGGCCAGCTCTCCGATAGGGACTACGGGTTTTTTAGTGATCTCGATAATTTCAGTGAAGAGCTCAAAAACATCATCATGCATGCCCGGGATCACCCCTTCATTAAAAAGGTCAGCTCCAAAATACAGCGTTTCTCCCACACGGAAGTGATTTACCCCTTTGGGTAATTGCTTGTTTAGCAATAAGGGAATAGTCACACTGGTACCACCACTGACCCAGGGTATTTCCTTGCCAAACTTCAGTTCAATTATTTGCTTATAAAGACTGAGCTGGATCAGCTTGTCCTGTGAAGGCATGACACCGTGAAGGCAGTTCAGATTTGTACCCAGGCCGATTATCTCCAGGTTAGGGAGTTCAAACACTTTAGCATAGAACTCGATCAGATGATCCCCCATGACCCCTTCTCGCAAGTCTCCCGTTTCAATCATAATTATGACCTTATGAGTCTTGCCCTGTTTAGTAGCCTCATCACTCAGGAGCTTCATCGTAAAGTACTCCGTATTCATGCTTACATCAGCATACTGGATCACATCCGGAATACTTCTGCGAGCCGGGGGCTTAATGTAGCAGGTTTGT
It contains:
- a CDS encoding DUF4494 domain-containing protein; translation: MKIWFICKVKYAKEDDKGILKNVSENYLVDAVSFTEAEARIYDELGSIIRGDFQVTNISKSNIVDVFHYDDIDIWHKCKITYVVADEDSGKEKKVTQVMLVSAHDVKEAYDRIRESLNNMLVSFRIPEVIESNIVEIFPYVSDEDKEPEIPENFRRLESDEAAELKNETTDEEENTPVEEETE
- a CDS encoding bacteriophage abortive infection AbiH family protein, giving the protein MIENNHLYIIGNGFDRHHGFPTSYCDFENFMEGWSREIYCEIHEFWNFNVIDGRWCDFENDLSSYNSIKLYNECAKYYSTPEDIADKCSVVTEQIYTGITKCFLEWIKSIQLKPRTKRLLMNQEAQYITFNYTRTLQDIYKIPESSIWHIHGSCLDNDVIFGHKVNQKIEYNYSDGTGMPSTQKEWEEDAWRFAKLPLIKLRKKTEQVIKQNRTQFLRYQDLGTIYVLGHSLADVDLPYFEMIQAKNKQSKWNVSYYNDSEQEHLCSQLIKVGVLESQIKMIKMNDLDTTIEKTTTLQ
- a CDS encoding amidohydrolase, whose product is MKHLTAEETRSLVALRRRLHREPELSGKEYGTPLILSEFLRDSRPDEVHPSLGGTGLALVYNGTEPGPTLMLRADIDALPIVEENDFAHRSIHEAISHKCGHDGHTAMVAGAGLKMKQYKPAKGRLVLLFQPAEETGKGAEQVIADERYASLKPDYIFGIHNLPKYTNHTAFTRASHFASASCGITIDYKGKTAHAGTPHTGKSPALAVSELIVALNALPKGFSLEIRPLCTVVHARLGEKAFGVAPGNSTVSATIRSITSEGMENLVQAAERIGRSIGEKYGLRVRVSLSEKFPATTNNEEATTILEDAVAAAGFSSQRLEEAFPWSEDFGHYLKDSKGSFFGLGAGNDVPDLHAENYDFPDELIPTGVRIYLSLIEKVLGGLNHH
- a CDS encoding type IIL restriction-modification enzyme MmeI translates to MKDRIEKLVGYALSLDGDEKGEAQVFCDRFFQVFGDGGYKEAGATLEFRIKTKRKTNFADLLWGNRVLIEIKKKGAQLPSHRTQIFDCWRKLRPDQPKYLLV
- a CDS encoding alanine racemase; translation: MAYLKLYRHKLKENFDFLQQTFAGSEISWGIVSKILCGNRRYLKELINLGCKEIHDSRISNLKRVKEIDNSVQTCYIKPPARRSIPDVIQYADVSMNTEYFTMKLLSDEATKQGKTHKVIIMIETGDLREGVMGDHLIEFYAKVFELPNLEIIGLGTNLNCLHGVMPSQDKLIQLSLYKQIIELKFGKEIPWVSGGTSVTIPLLLNKQLPKGVNHFRVGETLYFGADLFNEGVIPGMHDDVFELFTEIIEITKKPVVPIGELAANPQGEVTEIDESLYGQTAYRAILDIGLLDIDPKYLILEGHDFEIVGASSDMLVLDLGTNPEKMKVGDQIKFKLKYMGALAILNSHYIEKKVTE
- the alr gene encoding alanine racemase, yielding MISHSRIELSESALRHNIFFVKTQMAPDVQLSAVVKGNAYGHGIEQFVPLAHKAGIRHFSVFSSTEADRVQKSLSTTDYELMIMGQVADEDLPQVIEREMQFYVFDLERLEAALKAAESIGKLARIHLELETGMNRTGLEEANLPAAIDLLDAYREHFILEGFCTHFAGSESISNHTRVADQSAKFRELQEHFQNHGFQAKRVHVGCSATLISYPDFQYNMVRVGILLYGFWPSKETMIRCMVQGRIGQQDPLRRVISWKSYIMTLKRVRFGEFVGYGTAYQAQKDMVIAVIPIGYAYGFSRNFSNQGNALIRGKVTPVLGIVNMNLVMVDVTEVEDAMRGDEVVLIGHQGENSISVASFEQMSNQLNYELLTRLPQELPRVVVE